In Candidatus Dormiibacterota bacterium, the DNA window AGACGGGGAAAGTAATTGTTACTTCTGTACCAGAGGGTATTTGCTTGCTCCAGTTCTTTAAACTGTCCAGATACAGCGGCTTAAGGTCGTGCTGCATCTTGCCAGTATCAGAAACGGAGGGCTTGGTGCTTAGGTTTGGGCCCAGGTAGCCCTCTGAAACAATCGCTAGCTTTTTTTCCCTGGGGAGAGTAATACTTTTAGCATCTGCTACTTCTGCGCTCCATTCAGGAACATCTCTCAGATCAGCTAGCCAGCTGAGGTTCTTATGTGTGGCAGCCAGCATTTCTGGGGAGTTATCTGAACCTGCTGCTTGCAGGCCAAGCAGCAGAGCCTCCTGTAGTACGACGCCTGTACCACAGAAAGGGTCGTAAACCAGCGGGGCAGAAGTGGTGTTTACCATAATTTGGGCTAGTTTTGGGGGCAGCATCCCGACCTTTGCGCTTCTAGCGGGCCGCTCGTAATCACGCTTGGAGTACCAATCTATATCCTGGACCTGTTCAGTCAAGGCGATGACCATCTGCTGCTTGCTTACGACTACCAGTAGTTCAAAGCCCTCCTCTAGCATCTTATTAAACTTAATCTGGGCGGCAGTCAGCTCCAGCTTTTCTTTGGGCGGCACGAATCGCACAGATCCATGCTGCCTCAATTTCTTTTTAAGCTGAGAGGCAGTTCTAATAACGAATGTTTTATTAGCCTGAATCCCATAAAAGCTCAGCCCAAAGGTAATTTTCGCTTTCTGGCCAACAGGCAATAGGGAGGTATCTAATACATCTGCTATATCGGCAGATTTGCCTTGGTGAATGATCCGGCCGATTTTCTGCGCGCCGCCCAAACGATTGATATCCACTTGTTTATTTATTATTGCGGCCTTGCCAAATGGGCGAACGCCGCCCGCGCCCAGCTGGCACTCTAGCTCCAAAAGGCCGAGTTCTGGCTGCCGACCCAAAATAGCGATATAATTCATAGCCGTATTGTACACCGATAGGTGGGTTTATGGCTTAAAGCACTTTATAATATTCAATATGCAGCCACCGACAGACCAAGTAATAGGCGTTAAGGATTTTATTGAGATTCTCAACGAAACCTTGAGTTTTGCCTTCCCAGCCGTTACGGTCGAGGGCGAGGTTTCGGGCTATAAGCTAAACCAAGGCAAATGGGTGTTTTTTGACCTTAAAGACGATGATGCCACCCTGCCATGCTTTGCCGTACAGTACCAAATGAAGATGCCGATAGAAGACGGCATGAAGGTACGGGTGACCGGTGTCCCTAAGCTGACCAAATGGGGCAAGTTCAGTTTTACTGTTAAATCAATTAGTTTGGCGGGTGAGGGTGAACTGAAGCGAGCCTTTGAACTGCTTAAACAGAAGCTAAGCGCAGAAGGTCTGTTTGCCGAAGATCGCAAACGCACTCTAGACCCATTCCCCAGAGCCATCGGCTTAATCACCTCCCAGCAATCTGAAGCGTATAAAGATTTTATTACTCGGCTGAATGAGCGGTGGGGAGGTATTACCGTTCAGGTTGCGGATGTGCAGGTGCAGGGCGCACCGGCACCCGATCAAATAGTCGCGGCTATCGAGTACTTCAATCAAATGCCCAGCCCGCCAGATGCCTTGGTAATAATCAGGGGTGGGGGCAGCCTGGAGGATCTGCAGGCCTTTAATACCGAGCCGGTTGCTAGAGCCATTGCCGGCAGCCGAACGCCGACAGTAGTTGGCGTAGGGCATGAAGGTGATGTATCACTAGCCGATTTCGCAGCCGATAAACGTGCGTCTACTCCAACACACGCGGCCCAGCTCGCAGTGCCGGACAGGCGGGAGGTAGGGCAAAAGGTTAATCATCAGGTATATCAAATGTCGCGCTGTCTAGAGAAAGCCATTGAATGGCAACGGGTAGGCTTGCACCGTTTTATGTCTCATTTTGAAAGGTTCTTGCACC includes these proteins:
- the xseA gene encoding exodeoxyribonuclease VII large subunit, with amino-acid sequence MQPPTDQVIGVKDFIEILNETLSFAFPAVTVEGEVSGYKLNQGKWVFFDLKDDDATLPCFAVQYQMKMPIEDGMKVRVTGVPKLTKWGKFSFTVKSISLAGEGELKRAFELLKQKLSAEGLFAEDRKRTLDPFPRAIGLITSQQSEAYKDFITRLNERWGGITVQVADVQVQGAPAPDQIVAAIEYFNQMPSPPDALVIIRGGGSLEDLQAFNTEPVARAIAGSRTPTVVGVGHEGDVSLADFAADKRASTPTHAAQLAVPDRREVGQKVNHQVYQMSRCLEKAIEWQRVGLHRFMSHFERFLHRPKNQVQFLQSQLASRQQQLVSSHQQKLQAYKRLLASFDPKATLARGYAIARRGQQVITDPAQVQTGDGLVIQLAKGEVNTKVKE